The Sandaracinus amylolyticus genomic interval TCGGTGTGGTCGGTGATGATCCACGACCGCGTCTCGTTCGTGCGGTTCAAGTGGATCAACTACACGGGCCACCACACGCTGCACCACTGGTACTACGACTACAATTACGGGCAGTTCTTCACGTTCTGGGATCGTCTGATGGGCACGTGGAAGGACCCCGAGGTCGCCGAGAAGTCGGGCGAGATCCCCGACGGCGTCCTGCGCTGAGAGAATGGAGACTGGCACTCTCTCGACCTCGAGAGTGCCAGTCTCGACGTCAGCGCTCCGTGCAGAGCACGCCTTCGGCGCACGTCCCGCCGTCGCAGAACCCCGAGAAGCAGTCCGCGTCGCTGCCGCACGCCGAGCCCACGCTCTGCACCGCGCGGCACGTCCCGCTCGAGCACCACGCGTCACGCGCGCAGCGGCCGCCCGGACACGCGTCGCCCGGCCCCGGCAGCGCGACGCACGTCCCTTCGAAGTCGCCGGTCGCGAGCGTGACGCCCTCGCAGACGTGATCGAACGGGCACGGATCGGGGAACCCGAGGTTGCACGCGCCGCCCGAGCTCGACGCGGCGACGCACTCGAACACCGGCGTGGTCCCGCCGGTCACGCCGATGAGCGCGCACGACGCGCCGCTCACGCAGAGCGGACCGTCGTCGGGATTGCACGCCGTCCCGATCGCCGCGGTCTGGGTCGCGGGCAACGAGCGGCAGAGCCCGGTCACCCCGTCGGGCATCGTCGCGCTGGGATCCTGTTGGCCGAGGCACACGAGGCCGGCCGCGCACTGGATCCCGGTGCCGCCACCGCACGCAGCGCCGTCGCCCGCCGGCGCGCGACACGTGCCCCCGAGGCAGCGCAGCGCGGCCTGGCAGTCGTCGTCGCCCTCGCACGCGCTGCCGCTCGGGACGCGCGCCTGACACGTGCCCGGGCACATCAGCTCGATGCGGCAGAACGCGTCTCCGGCGCACTCTTCGTTCAGCGCGCACGCGCCGCCGGCCGCGACCGTGCCGACGAACGCGTCGTCGCATGCCGGGAGCGACGCGCGATCGATCGCCGCGCACGACGCGTCCGCGACCGCGTCGACGCACTCGCGCGCCGCCGCGCCGTCGTACTGCACCGTGCCCGCCGCGATCGCCGCTTCGATCTGCGGGAGCGACGCTTGCTCGAGCGTGCGCCGCGCGCTGCCCACGCAGTCGGGCCCTGCGAGCGCCTCGACGAGATCCGGTCCGTAGCAGCGCTCGATCGTCGCGCAGGTCGCTTCGGCCGACTCCGCGCCGTACTCGTCCAGCGTGAGGCTCCCGCCGCCGTCGCAGCCCGCCGTCCACGCGCACATCACCAGCCAGGTCGCGATCCCGATCGCCCGTCCGTCGCGCATCCCCACCCCCTCTCGCGTGACGAGGAGGATCGCACGACACGCGCCGCGCCGTCTCGATCGCGCCGCGTGTGACTCGTCAGGTGCGACGGCGCTTCGAGCGCTTCGGCGTCGCCGACGTCCCCGACGCGCGCCGTGTGATCAGCGCCTCGAGCCCGTCGAGCACGCGCTCGAGCCCGAACGCGTACGCGTGATCGGGCGAGTACGCCGCGCCGTGTGCCTCGCCGGCTGCCGCGCCGACGCGCGCCGCGACCGGGAACTTCGTCGCGTCGAGCACGCGCGCCAGGAGCGGCGCGTGCGCCGCCCACCACGTCTCGTCGGCCATCGCGCTCTCACGCTCCGCCGCGCGCTCGTCGGCCGCCGCGCTCGCGCACGACGCGACGAAACCGAGCACGAACGTCAGCGCCGCGTCCATCTCCACGTCGTCGAGCCCGGTGCCCTCGAGCGCGCGCAGCTCGTGATCGTACTTCGCCATCACCCCGGGCCCGAGCGGCGGCCGATGGGTCGCGATGCGCGCGAGCCACGGATGCCGTCGATGCAGCGCGAGGTTGTCGTCCGCGACCGCCGCGATCCGCGCGCGCCACGAGGCCTCGCGCGGCGTGCTGCGCGCCATCCGGCGGTACGCGTGGTCGACCATCAGATCGAGCAGCTCCGCCTTGCCGGGCACGTACGTGTAGAGCGCCATCGGCGCGACGCCGAAGCGCTGGGCGAGCGCGCGCATGCTGAGCGCGTCGATCCCTTCGGCGTCGGCGAGCTCGATCGCCGCGTCGATCACGGCGTCGATCGACAGCGTCGGACGCGGCCCGCGCTGCGGGGCGTCGGGCTCGCGCGCAGCGCGCCAGAGCAGCTCGAGCGTGCGCGCAGGATCGCCCGCACCGGTGCGCTCGCGCGCCATCAGCCCCCTCCTCGCGCCCTTGCCGAACATCTCCGTACACCGTATAGCGTACGGCGTACGGAGGTAGACGGCATGCAGATCACTCGCTCGGCGGTCTCGCTCAACGTCGACGACGTCCTCGCGTCGGCGGAGTTCGTGAAGAAGCACTTCGGGTTCACCGAGGACATGGCGGCGGACGGCTTCGTGTCGCTCTCGCGGCGCGATGCGGGGTTCAACCTGATCTTCCTCCGGACCGGGCTCGCTTCGTTCAAGCCCGAGTCGATGAAGGGCCGGCGCGCCGACGGACTGCTCGTCGCATTCGTCGTCGACGACGTCGATCGCGAGTACGCGCGGCTGCGCGCGGAGGGCGCCCCGATCGTCACGCCGATCGAGACCGAGGCGTGGGGCGAGCGGTACTTCCAGGTCCAGGATCCGAACGGCGTGATCCTGCAGCTCGTGCAGTGGGTCGATCCGCCGCAGGCGTGAGCACCGAGCGCGGCGCGCGTCACCGCGGGACGATCCCGCGGATCTCGAGCATCTCGACGATGCGCGCCGCGTTCACGTCCGCGCTCACTCCGTCGTGGCCCACCACGAGCTCGGGCGCGTCGGGCGGCTCGTACGGCGAGTCGATCCCGGTGAAGTCGCGGATCTCGCCACGGCGCGCCTTCGCGTAGAGGCCCTTGGGATCGCGCCGCTCGCACTCGTCGATCGACGTCGCGACGTGGACCTCGAGGAACTGCCCCGCGGGCACGATCGAGCGCACGCGCGCGCGGTCCGCGCGGAACGGCGAGATGAACGCGGTGAGCACGACGAGGCCCGCGTCGGTCATCAGCTTCGCGACCTCGCCGATGCGCCGGATGTTCTCCTCGCGATCCTTCGCGCCGAAGCCGAGGTCCGCGTTGAGCCCCATGCGCACGTTGTCGCCGTCGAGCACGTACGCGCCGACGCCGCGCTCCACGAGCGTGCGCTCCACGCGGCGGCACAGCGTGCTCTTGCCGGAGCCCGAGAGCCCGGTGAGCCACACCGTCGCCGCGCCGTGCCCCAGCGCGCGCGCACGATCCGACGCGCTCACCTCGCCCGCGTGCCACGTCAGGTTGCGATCCGATCCGCTCATCGAGCCAATCTCTCCGCGAGCGCGCGCACCGTCCACGGTGAGCTGCCCTCGACCTTGTTGTTGACGATCACGTAGAGCTCGGCGCCCGCGTCCTCGCACTCGCGCGCGAGACGGATCACGTCGTCGCGCATCTCGGGATCGGGCGCGACGAGCGTGTCGAAGGGCTCCATCGCGGCCTTCTGCTCCTCGTAGCGCGCGCCCTGCGGGAGCATGAGCCGCGCGATCGCGATCGGACCGAGCGGCGCGCCCGCGATGTCGCGCTGCACCGAGATCGGCGGCATGCGCGACCAGTGGTTCCACACGTGGCTCGCGCCGTGAGCGCGCAGCAGCTCGACGTGCCGTCGCGTGAGGAGGCGCTTGTCGCGCAGCTCGACCGCGTAGTGGAACTGCCGCGGCACCTCTTCGAAGAAGCGCGCGAGCTGGCGCTCGAACGTCGGTCGGTGCGGGAGCTTCGGCGGCGGCGGGATCTCGAGGACGAACGCGCCGAGGTGACGTCCGAACGCGCGCGCGACCGGCTCCGCGATCAGCTCGCGGAACACGCGCGCATCGAGGAAGTGCGGGTTGAGCTGCCCGGCGCGCGCGCCGTAGCGCGGGTGCGAGGGATACGAGACCGTCGTGATCTCCTCCCAGACCTTCATCGCGCAGCGGAAGCCATCCGGGAGCTGCGCCGCGTAGGACTCGAGCTCGTGCTCGGGGATCGGCGCCCAGAAGCTGCGATCGATGCCGACGGTGCGGAAGAGCGGGAAGCGCGCGTACTCCTCGAGCGAGCGCTGCGTGAACACGCGCTCGTTCGGATAACGACGCCGATAGACGTGCCCGGCCCATCCCGGGAAGGTCCAGCTCGAGGTGCCGAGCCGCACGTGGCGCGGAAGGCGCGACGCGATCGACACGAGCGTCGGATCGGGCGCGGGGATCGGATCGAGCTCGCCGCGACGAGGACGCGGCGGCGCGATCGGGCGCGGAGCGGGCGCAGGCGGCGGCGTCTCGGCCCCGAAGAGATCGAGCTGCGTGCCCTTGCGGTGCACGATCACTCGCCCTGTGCGTCGCGCACGCGCGCGGTCGTGCGGCTGTGCTCGCCGAGCGTGCGGCTGAACGCGTGCCGACCTCGGCCGCGCGCGACGAAGAACAGGTAGTCGTGGCGCGCAGGCGCGAGCACCGCGCGCAGCGCGTCGAGCCCGGGGTTGCTGATCGGCCCGGGCGGGAGCTGCTCGCGGCGATACGTGTTGTACGGGTTCGCGGGATCGTGGGTCATCGCGCGGCTGATGCGACCGCGGAACCCCGCGCACGAAGGCGCGAGATCGGGGAACGCCAGACAGCCGTACGAGACGGTGGGATCGGCGTCGAGCCGATGCGGCACGAACGTGGGATCGCGCAGGCGATTGAGGAACACGCCCGCGATGATCGGCTGCTCCTCGCGCGCGACCGCTTCGCGCTCGACGATCGACGCGAGGACGATCGCCTCGTGCGCGCTCCAGCGGAGATCGCGCTCGAGCTCGGCGAGCCCCGACGCGAGCTCGCGCAGGACCGGCGTGGTGCGACGCCGATGGTTGGTCACCATGCGACGCACGACGTCGTGCGCGGCCATGCCCTCGGAGAGCTCGTAGGTGTCGGGGAAGAGGTACCCCTCGGCGGTCGGGCCCGGGATCTCGAGCTCGTCGAGGAGCGCGCGATCCTCGGTCGCCTCGAGGAACGCGTCGCGGGAGCACACGCCCCAGCGATCGAGCCGCGCCGCGAGGTCGTAGCGATGGAAGCCCTCGGGGACGAGCACCTCGACGGACGCGGTGCCGAACCCGTGCGCGATGCGCTGGACGACCTCGCGCGGGCTCATGTCGTCGGTGAGCACGACCGTGCCCACGCGGAGGTGCTCGTCCGCGCCGACGAGGCGCGCGTAGATCGCGAAGAGCCACGGGCGCTCGACGACACCCGCGCTCGCGAGCCGCGCGTTGAGATCGCCGAAGCGCTCGCCGGAGGCGATCGTGATCTCGGTCGCGCGACCCGTGCCCGAGGCGCGCTGCTTCGGATAGACGATCAGGATCGCCGCGATCGCCGCGACCGCGACGCCGACGAGCGCGAGCAACGCGAAGGACGCGACGCGCAGCGCACGCGGCTCCGAGGAGCGCCCTGCCCGCGACCCGCGCCGCGGGCCTCGTCCTGCGGCTCGGCGCGCGCTCACGGATCCTCGTCGTCCTCGCGACGTGCGCGTGCCTCGCGCGCCGCCTTCGCGCGCTGGGCCTCGAGGTACGACTCGAGCAACAGCGCGGCGGCGATGCGATCGACCTTGCCGCGCCGATCACGGCTCGACGCGCCACCGGCCGCGAGCGCGCGATGCGCAGCCTGCGACGTCATGCGCTCGTCCCAGAGCACCACGCGACGACCGCTCGCCTTCGCGATCGCGCGTGCCAGCGATCGCGCGTGGCGTGACGACGGCCCTTCGCGACCGTCGAGCCCGAGCGGCAGGCCGACGACGATCTCGCCCGCGTCCTCCTCCTCGGCGATCTTCGCGATCGCGCGCGCGGTCGCCTCGTCCGACACGTGCTCGATCGTGTCGCGCGGGGACGCGAGCATCCCTTCGTCGTCGGCGACCGCGACGCCGACGCGCCGCGTGCCGGGATCGATGCCGAGCCGTCGCAAACGCCCTCGCGCGTCGGTGTACCAGCGACGCACGCAGCTGGCCAACGTCCGTCCCGCCCGTCCGACGAGGTCGGGTCAGCGCGCCCGGGCGCGCGCGATCGGGGCCATCGCGTCGAAGGCGCGCGCTCCGTCGGCTCTGGTATATTCGCGCGTTTCGAGCCGCGGACGGCACGGTGGTCGCACGGGAAGAGCACGAACGCTTCGAGCTGCGACAGCACGTGACGTCGACCGCGATGTCGGAGGTGTGGCGCGCGCGGGATCGCGTCACCGGTCGCGACGTCGCGCTGAAGCTGATCGCGGTCACGACGAATGCCGATCGTGATCGCTTCGTGCGCGAGCACGTGTTGCTCGCGGGCATCACGCATCCCGGGATCGTCGGATACGTCGCGCACGGGACGACCGAGCGCGGCGACGCGTGGCTCGCGATGGAGTGGGTCGAAGGCGAGACGCTCCAGGCGCGGCTCGCGCAGCGCGAGCTCACCGTGATCGAGTCGGTGCGCCTCGTCGCCGCGATCGCGCACGCGCTCGGTGTCGCGCACGCGCGCGGCATCGTGCACCGCGACGTGAAGCCCGGGAACGTGATGCTCACGGAGCACGGGCCGAAGCTGCTCGACTTCGGCATCGCGCGGCACGGGCTCGGCGATCGCGTCACCGCCACCGGCGCGCTGATCGGGACGCCGGGGTACATGGCGCCCGAGCAGGCGCGCGGCGAGCTCGTGATCGACGCGCGAGCCGACGTGTTCGCGCTGGGCTGCGTGCTCTATCGCTGTCTCGCGCATCGCCCCGCGTTCCCGGGCGACGCGATCGTGAACGTCCTCGTCGATCTCGCGGCGGGCCGCTACGAGCCGCTCGACCGTGTCCGACCGGGGCTCCCGGGACCGTTGCTCGCGCTCGTCGCGCGCATGCTCGATCGTGATCCCGCGCGCCGTCCGCTCGACGCGCGCGAGGTCGCCGCCGCGCTCGACGCGCTCGAGCCCGCGCTGCCGCGTCACGAGCTGCCGCTCGCGACGGCGGTGCTCGGCGAGGACGAGCAGCGGCTCGTCTCCGTGGTGCTGGCATCGATCACGCGCGCCGCGTCGCGCCGCGCCGTCGTCGCCGCGCTGCGTCCGCTCGGGGTCGAGCCCGAGTGGCTGTCCGATCACGTGCTCGTCACGCTGCGCGGGACCAGCACCGCGACCGATCTCGCGGCGCGCGCGGCGCGATGCGCGCTCGTGCTCCAAGCCGTGCTCCCCGAGTCGCCGATCGCGATCGCGACGGGCCGCGCGGTGTTCGCGGCGTCGACGCTCCTCGGCGAGGCGCGCGATCGCGCCGAGGCTCTGCTGCGCGACACCCGCGGCGCGACGGTCGCGATCGACGACGCCACCGCGGGCTTGCTCGATGCGCGCTTCGAGGTCGCGAAGCACGAGGCGGGGCTCGAGCTCCGCGCGATGCGCGACGTCGCGCGTCCCGACGAAGGGCGCGCGCTCGGCACGCGCCTGCCGTTCGCGGGTCGCGAGCGCGAGCTCGCGATGATCGACGCGACGCTCGACGAGTGCATCGAGGCGCGCGTCGCGCGCGTGGTGCTCGTCACCGGCCCGCCGGGCGTGGGCAAGTCGCGGCTCGCGGCGGAGCTCGTGATGCGCGTCGAGGCGCGCGGCGACGTCGCGGTGGTGCCCGCGCGCGCCGACAGCGTGGGCCGGCGATCGGCGTGGCAGCTCGCGGCGCGCATCGCGCGACGCGTGCTCGGCATCGACGCCGCGCAGGACGTGACCGCGCAGCGCGAGCGAATCGCCGAATGGGCGGCGCGCGCGATGCCCGAGCCCGATCGCGCGCGCACCGCGACGTTCCTCGCGGAGCTCGTCGGCGCGCGGATCCCGGACGACGCCGGAGACGCGCTCCTCGCCGCGGCGCGACAGGACCCGATGCGCATGGGCGATCAGCTCCGCCGCGCGTTCCAGGACCTGCTCGCCGCGTCGTGCGATCGCGGCCCGCTGATGCTCGTGCTCGAGGATCTGCACTGGGCCGATCTGCCCTCGATTCGCCTGCTCGACGGCGCGCTGCGCGCGCTCGCGGAGCGCCCGGTGCTCGTGCTCGGCCTCGCGCGCCCCGAGGTGCACGAGCAGTTCCCCGCGCTCTGGGCGGAGCGCGGCGCGTCGCAGCTGCGCCTCGGTGAGCTCGGGCGTCGCACGTGCGAGCGCCTCGCGCGCAGCGTGCTCGGCGACGACGCGCCCGCGGCGCTGGTCGCGCGCGTCGTCGAGCGCTGCGCGGGCAACGCGCTCTTCCTCGAGGAGATCCTGCGGCGCGTGGCGCAGCAGCCGGGTGAGGACGCGCTGCCCGAGTCGGTGCTCGCGATGCTCCAGGTCCGCCTCGAGTCGCTCTCGGGCCCGGCGCGCCGCCTCGCGCGCGCGGCGAGCGTGTTCGGGAGGGACGCGCCGCTCGCCGGCGTGATCGCGCTCCTCGGGACCACGGATCCGATCGACGACGCGCTCCGCGAGCTCGTCGAGCACGAGGTCCTCGAGCAGCGCGGCACCGGCTTCGCGCGCGATCGCGAGCTCTCGTTCCGCCACGAGCTCGTGCGCGAGGCCGCGTACGACATGCTCACCGACGAGGATCGCAGCCTCGGTCATCGCCTCGCGGCCGCGTGGCTCGAGCGCAGCGGCGCGCACGATGCGACGCTGCTCGCGGAGCACCTGCAGCGCGGCAGCGAGCCGACGCTCGCGATCGTGTGGCTCGAGCGCGCGGGCGAGCAGGCGCTCGAGGGCGGCGACTTCGAAGGCGCGGTCGAGCACGCACGTCGCGCCCTCGCGCTCGGTGCCGCCGAGCGCGTCGGCTCGATCGCGATGATCGAGGTGGAGGCGCTCGCGTGGAGCGGGCGCTTCGCCGAGCTTCACGACGCGGCGCGCGCGGTCATGAGCGGAGCACCGCCGGGGAGCCCGCTGTGGAGCCGCGCGGCGTCCGCGCTGCTCTTCGCGGGCAGCGCGCTCCCGATCGCGCGAGCGGCCGAGATCATCGGACAGATCATCACGGCCGAGCTCCCCGACGACGCGCGCTCGGTGCAGGTGCGCGCCCACGCGATCGCGGCGATCGTGCTCTATCGCGCGGGGCAGATCGCGATCGCCGATCCCATCCTCGCGCGGCTCGCGCGGATCGACGACCCCGAGCGCGACCCGGGCACGCTCGCGTGGATCGAGCTCGTGCGCGTCTATCGCGCGCGCTTCGGCGACGGCGATCCCGCGGCCGCGCGCGCCCATGCCGAGCGCGCCGCGCGCCACGCCGAGCGCGCCGGTGATGCGGGCGCGCTCGGGCTCGCGCGGATCGACGTCGCGTACTCGAGCCTCGGCCTCGGCCTCGTCGACGAAGCGCTCGATGCCGCGCGGCTCGCGGTCGACGCCGGCGAGACGCACGGCGCGGGCTTCCTCGTCGCGTACGCGCGCGGCGTGCTCGGGCTCGCGCTCGCGCGTCGCGGGCGCCTCGCCGAAGCGCGCGCGGAGCTCGAGGGCTGCATCGTGCGCGCCGATGCCGCGGGCGACGGAGTGAATCAGGGCTTCGCGCGCAACCTGCTCGCGACGGTCGCGCTCGCGGAGGGCGACGCGCAGCGAGCACGCCGCCTCGCCGACGAAGCGCTCGCCGCGCCCATCCCGCCCACGACGCGCGCGTACGCGGCCGCGACCGCGTCGAGCGCGGCGCTCGCGTGCGGCGACGTCGACGCCGCGTGCAACCTCGCCGACGATGCGTGGCGATCGCTCGCGCTCACCGGCGCACCGGAGATCGCGCACGGCGTCATCGCTCGCGCGCGCATCACAGCGCTCGTCGCCCGCGGAGATCACGACGCTGCGCGCGCCGCGCTCACCGAAGCACGCGCGCGCCTCGCGACGCGCGCCGCGCGCATCGACGATCCGCACTGGCGCGCTGCATTCGATGCGCTCCCCGAGCACGCGTGGCTCTCGAGCGACGACGTCGCGTGACGCATCGCGTCGCTCGCAGGCCCTGGGTTCTGCGCGAAAAGGACCTTGGAGCGCCCATCGTCGGTTGCTAGAACGCCCGTCTCCGAGGAGGCAGCGCGATGGTGGATCGGGTGGCGAAGATCTGGATGGACGGGCGTCTGGTGGACTGGGACGCCGCGCAGGTCCACGTGCTCACGCACACCCTCCACTACGGCCTCGGAACGTTCGAGGGCATCCGCGCCTACGAGACCCACGACGGGCGCACCGCGATCTTCCGGCTGCGCGAGCACGTCCGCCGCCTCTTCGACTCGGCGAAGATCTGCACGATCCCGATGCCGTACACGCAGGATCAGATCGTCGATGCGTGCATCGAGACGGTCCGCGCGAACGGCCTCAGCAGCTGCTACTTGCGCCCGCTCGTGTTCCTCGGCGACGGCGCGATGGGCCTCGGCGCGATCAACCCGACACGCGTGTCGATCGCGGTGTGGAAGTGGGGCGCGTACCTCGGCGAAGAAGGTCTCGCGAAGGGCATCCGCGCGAAGGTCAGCTCGTTCACGCGCCCCGGCATCAACATGCTGATGTCGAAGGGCAAGGTCTCGGGCCACTACGTGAACAGCGTGCTCGCGAAGCGCGAGGTGATCGCCGCGGGCTACCAGGAAGCGATCATGCTGGACGCGCAGGGCCGCGTGTCCGAGGCGACCGGCGAGAACGTGTGGCTCGTGCGCGACGGAGTCGTCGCGACCGCGCCGTACGGCGGATCGATCCTCGGCGGGATCACGCGGGACACACTGCTGACGATCCTGCGCGACGATCTCGGCCTCGAGGTGCAGGAGCGCGACATCACGCGCGACGAGCTCTGGATCGCCGACGAGGTCTTCATGTGCGGCACCGCAGCGGAGGTGACGCCGGTGCGCGAGATCGACGACCGACAGATCGGCGCCGGTGCGCGCGGCCCGCTGACGAAGAAGGTGCAGGACCGCTACTTCGAGGTCGTGCGCGGCGTTCGTCCGCCGGTCGCGGAGTGGCTCACGTACGTCTGAGCGCGTGACCCGCATCCGCCGCGCGCTCTCGCTCGTGGTCGCGCTCGCGTCGCTCGTCGCGGCGTGGGCGCTCACGCAGCCGTTCCATCACGTCGTCGTCGCGACGACCGGCGGCGACGAGCGTCTGCTGCACACCGGGATCACGCACCACTCGTGGGGCCTGATGTTCGTGCCCACTGCGATCGTGCTCGCGGCGATCGGCATCGCCGGCGCGTGGAGCGCGAGACCACGCGCGCGCACGTTCGCGATCGCGACCGGTGTCGCGTCGATCGCGTGGTCGCTCGTGGTGCTCACCGACGGCCTGCTCACGGACTACCTGATGACGCGCGAGAGCGCGCTCTTCGGCGAGCAGGTGTTCGTCGCAGCGCGCATCGCGATCGCGCTCGCGGGAGTCCCGCTGCTCGTCGTCGCGGCGCGCGAGCGAGCGTAGAAAGAAGAACGCCCGCGACCTCGCGGTCACGGGCGTTCGTTCGCTCGTCGCGCGAGACGCGCTCAGTCGCCGAGCACGTCCTTGTGGAAGACGATCCGCTGGCACATCTGGCACTGCATGATCTCGGTGCCGCGCTGTAGCTGGATGAAGCGCTGCGGCGGCATCTGCATGCGACAGCCGACGCACGTCTCGCCGACGACCTCGCAGACCGCAGGCGTCAGCTTGGTACGCAGCCGGTCGTAGAGGCGGATGTATTGCTTGTCGATCTTCTTCGCGTAGTCGTCGCGACCCGCGACCACGCGCTCGCGCTCTGCGCGGAGCTCTCCGAGCTTCGTCTCGGCGGCGGCCTCCGACGCGGCCAGCTCGGCCTTCTGCTCGTCGAGCGTCTTCGTCGGATCCGCGAGCGCCGCGGTGATCTGCGCGATCTTCTCGCGAAGCCGCTCCTTCTCGGTCTCGCCGTCCTTGATGGACTTGCGGATCGAGTCGAGCTCGCGCTCGGCCGCTTCGGCCTCGCGCATCGTGCGCGCCTTCGCGCTCTTCCCCTTCGCCTTCGAGAGCGCGTCGTTGCGCGAGGCGATGTCGTTGTCCTGCTGCGCGAGCAGGCGTTCGGCTTCGGTGATGGTCGAGCGCTGACGCTCGACCAGTGCTTCGAGGGCGCGAACCGCGGCGCGGCGCTCGTCGAGCTCGGCCGGGATGCCCTTCAGTCGATCATCGATTCCACGGGCCTGGGAATCGATCTCCGCGAGCTTGACCAGCGCCCTCAACTGTTCCCGCAAAGTCGTCCGCT includes:
- a CDS encoding TetR/AcrR family transcriptional regulator → MARERTGAGDPARTLELLWRAAREPDAPQRGPRPTLSIDAVIDAAIELADAEGIDALSMRALAQRFGVAPMALYTYVPGKAELLDLMVDHAYRRMARSTPREASWRARIAAVADDNLALHRRHPWLARIATHRPPLGPGVMAKYDHELRALEGTGLDDVEMDAALTFVLGFVASCASAAADERAAERESAMADETWWAAHAPLLARVLDATKFPVAARVGAAAGEAHGAAYSPDHAYAFGLERVLDGLEALITRRASGTSATPKRSKRRRT
- a CDS encoding VOC family protein, coding for MQITRSAVSLNVDDVLASAEFVKKHFGFTEDMAADGFVSLSRRDAGFNLIFLRTGLASFKPESMKGRRADGLLVAFVVDDVDREYARLRAEGAPIVTPIETEAWGERYFQVQDPNGVILQLVQWVDPPQA
- the cysC gene encoding adenylyl-sulfate kinase, which codes for MSGSDRNLTWHAGEVSASDRARALGHGAATVWLTGLSGSGKSTLCRRVERTLVERGVGAYVLDGDNVRMGLNADLGFGAKDREENIRRIGEVAKLMTDAGLVVLTAFISPFRADRARVRSIVPAGQFLEVHVATSIDECERRDPKGLYAKARRGEIRDFTGIDSPYEPPDAPELVVGHDGVSADVNAARIVEMLEIRGIVPR
- a CDS encoding DUF72 domain-containing protein, whose amino-acid sequence is MIVHRKGTQLDLFGAETPPPAPAPRPIAPPRPRRGELDPIPAPDPTLVSIASRLPRHVRLGTSSWTFPGWAGHVYRRRYPNERVFTQRSLEEYARFPLFRTVGIDRSFWAPIPEHELESYAAQLPDGFRCAMKVWEEITTVSYPSHPRYGARAGQLNPHFLDARVFRELIAEPVARAFGRHLGAFVLEIPPPPKLPHRPTFERQLARFFEEVPRQFHYAVELRDKRLLTRRHVELLRAHGASHVWNHWSRMPPISVQRDIAGAPLGPIAIARLMLPQGARYEEQKAAMEPFDTLVAPDPEMRDDVIRLARECEDAGAELYVIVNNKVEGSSPWTVRALAERLAR
- the mltG gene encoding endolytic transglycosylase MltG, whose amino-acid sequence is MLALVGVAVAAIAAILIVYPKQRASGTGRATEITIASGERFGDLNARLASAGVVERPWLFAIYARLVGADEHLRVGTVVLTDDMSPREVVQRIAHGFGTASVEVLVPEGFHRYDLAARLDRWGVCSRDAFLEATEDRALLDELEIPGPTAEGYLFPDTYELSEGMAAHDVVRRMVTNHRRRTTPVLRELASGLAELERDLRWSAHEAIVLASIVEREAVAREEQPIIAGVFLNRLRDPTFVPHRLDADPTVSYGCLAFPDLAPSCAGFRGRISRAMTHDPANPYNTYRREQLPPGPISNPGLDALRAVLAPARHDYLFFVARGRGRHAFSRTLGEHSRTTARVRDAQGE
- the ruvX gene encoding Holliday junction resolvase RuvX, which gives rise to MRRWYTDARGRLRRLGIDPGTRRVGVAVADDEGMLASPRDTIEHVSDEATARAIAKIAEEEDAGEIVVGLPLGLDGREGPSSRHARSLARAIAKASGRRVVLWDERMTSQAAHRALAAGGASSRDRRGKVDRIAAALLLESYLEAQRAKAAREARARREDDEDP
- a CDS encoding serine/threonine-protein kinase → MTSTAMSEVWRARDRVTGRDVALKLIAVTTNADRDRFVREHVLLAGITHPGIVGYVAHGTTERGDAWLAMEWVEGETLQARLAQRELTVIESVRLVAAIAHALGVAHARGIVHRDVKPGNVMLTEHGPKLLDFGIARHGLGDRVTATGALIGTPGYMAPEQARGELVIDARADVFALGCVLYRCLAHRPAFPGDAIVNVLVDLAAGRYEPLDRVRPGLPGPLLALVARMLDRDPARRPLDAREVAAALDALEPALPRHELPLATAVLGEDEQRLVSVVLASITRAASRRAVVAALRPLGVEPEWLSDHVLVTLRGTSTATDLAARAARCALVLQAVLPESPIAIATGRAVFAASTLLGEARDRAEALLRDTRGATVAIDDATAGLLDARFEVAKHEAGLELRAMRDVARPDEGRALGTRLPFAGRERELAMIDATLDECIEARVARVVLVTGPPGVGKSRLAAELVMRVEARGDVAVVPARADSVGRRSAWQLAARIARRVLGIDAAQDVTAQRERIAEWAARAMPEPDRARTATFLAELVGARIPDDAGDALLAAARQDPMRMGDQLRRAFQDLLAASCDRGPLMLVLEDLHWADLPSIRLLDGALRALAERPVLVLGLARPEVHEQFPALWAERGASQLRLGELGRRTCERLARSVLGDDAPAALVARVVERCAGNALFLEEILRRVAQQPGEDALPESVLAMLQVRLESLSGPARRLARAASVFGRDAPLAGVIALLGTTDPIDDALRELVEHEVLEQRGTGFARDRELSFRHELVREAAYDMLTDEDRSLGHRLAAAWLERSGAHDATLLAEHLQRGSEPTLAIVWLERAGEQALEGGDFEGAVEHARRALALGAAERVGSIAMIEVEALAWSGRFAELHDAARAVMSGAPPGSPLWSRAASALLFAGSALPIARAAEIIGQIITAELPDDARSVQVRAHAIAAIVLYRAGQIAIADPILARLARIDDPERDPGTLAWIELVRVYRARFGDGDPAAARAHAERAARHAERAGDAGALGLARIDVAYSSLGLGLVDEALDAARLAVDAGETHGAGFLVAYARGVLGLALARRGRLAEARAELEGCIVRADAAGDGVNQGFARNLLATVALAEGDAQRARRLADEALAAPIPPTTRAYAAATASSAALACGDVDAACNLADDAWRSLALTGAPEIAHGVIARARITALVARGDHDAARAALTEARARLATRAARIDDPHWRAAFDALPEHAWLSSDDVA
- a CDS encoding branched-chain amino acid transaminase; this translates as MVDRVAKIWMDGRLVDWDAAQVHVLTHTLHYGLGTFEGIRAYETHDGRTAIFRLREHVRRLFDSAKICTIPMPYTQDQIVDACIETVRANGLSSCYLRPLVFLGDGAMGLGAINPTRVSIAVWKWGAYLGEEGLAKGIRAKVSSFTRPGINMLMSKGKVSGHYVNSVLAKREVIAAGYQEAIMLDAQGRVSEATGENVWLVRDGVVATAPYGGSILGGITRDTLLTILRDDLGLEVQERDITRDELWIADEVFMCGTAAEVTPVREIDDRQIGAGARGPLTKKVQDRYFEVVRGVRPPVAEWLTYV
- a CDS encoding zinc ribbon domain-containing protein, with the protein product MRALVKLAEIDSQARGIDDRLKGIPAELDERRAAVRALEALVERQRSTITEAERLLAQQDNDIASRNDALSKAKGKSAKARTMREAEAAERELDSIRKSIKDGETEKERLREKIAQITAALADPTKTLDEQKAELAASEAAAETKLGELRAERERVVAGRDDYAKKIDKQYIRLYDRLRTKLTPAVCEVVGETCVGCRMQMPPQRFIQLQRGTEIMQCQMCQRIVFHKDVLGD